From Camelina sativa cultivar DH55 chromosome 5, Cs, whole genome shotgun sequence:
ttttgggtgggaATTCTcatgtttaaaataaacaatattcaAACCAAAATTACTCTTGAGTCCCATTCCAATAAAAGTTACAATAGATCTTAATGATAAGTTGTTAAGATAACCGAAGTAAAATAGTTGATTTCTTATGATTTAAAGTAGACtttaatctaaaactaaattgaaCAAAGGtaacagaaaaaacaaactaaatctaaaaatttccaaatcaaAATCCCATAGTCTTTATCCATGCATGGCCTATCAGCTTTCAAGATATTTACTAGAAAAATATCCAGgatatttagttttaatatatataattagccTTCATTGTAAAATGAGTGTTCCACGATGCATGGATCACTCCCAAGTTGTAGCTTTACAGTTGGATTTTGCTCTAGTTTTTGGTTATCTccagtgttttttttaatggctAAGCAAAATAATGCAATAATAAAACTTAAGGAGCTTTACATGTGATTATGGCCAAAGGCTAATTATGATATAACTAAGAACACACATAACTAAGTATTATTAGCTTAAAAGACAtattttattgtcaataaaaaatattttattaatattaggTTAATTGTGTCAATACGAGTATCATAATGTGAACTTACCAACACTATTTAACTCAACATTTACTTTATCATTTTGCAATAGCTACAccgaaaaacaaaatattaataagatGAACACACTATCAATTTGTATGCCATGAATTAATTTCAACTCATAGACTTTAGATGGTGACTTGCACAATTAGTACACATTAAGCTAATAATACTTACCTATTTGATGACTTTGAAGGTATTTAGTATTTGTATACAAATTCAATTAGACCTAAGATAACATCAAACTATAAATAAGTTAAAAGTTTTACATAAGTGACATAACAAAATGACGGGATTATGTGTCGACTGTCATAATGCATTCAAGATTATGGGAGTCATAGTTGGTAGAGAAATTATCTCCCGAGATCGTAAGAGATTCCACCAATTAATGACAGGGCTTGCAGCTGCGAAGATTATTGGTGATTAGCGCCAGCGTGGGACCTTGAGGTGTGTTCTTAGTTCTGCAATGGAAAAATTTatgctctatttttttttctgttaaaatcattattatagCTTCCTGCCATATCGTTGTTATTAAtcgtaaaacaaaaaatatttgttcactaatgtcaaaacttttttttgactaattataataattttcgaGCATCGCTTTAGCTGCGGATTAATTTCAAGttgtttgattaattattaatggttttcaatttctatacatattacaatttttggCTTTTGCGTGTAGGTTCATTTTTTTcgattattattttcaaaaatatttgtatatgatgatttaaatatatatatttatatttctgttCACctcaaattagtaaaaaaatgttttagaaatatACACAATTTTAACGCTATGAGAATACTAAAGGAAAGAAGCATCTCCAACGGAGGGTCCAACTGAGGATCCATCTATTTTGGgtctaaaatttaaatcaaaaatacaaaataacattGGATACGGGTTTACATTTGGATCTTTtggatctctctttttttttttggttttagaataCCATACGTGTCACTGTGTTGTTGGTTGAGGCAAaactattagaacaaaaaaaaacatttggcccgtgtttctctctctctcgctctgtGTCCGACGAGCCTTCACGAAATCGGAACCCAATGGAGGATAAATTGGCTCGTCGGAGTCTTCTATCCGCCGGAGATGATGGTCACGATCGGCGATGAGATGTTCAGCAAATCGTCGACTCTGTTGAGCAAATCCGCGATTTTCGTTCAGCAAATTAGGGTTATTTGAATCTGTATGTGTTATTAGGCATGAATGTGATTATGTTTCTGTATAGGATCCAACCATTGGGTTTACTTAACAATGGAAGGCAATGAGGAATTGAATCAATCTGGGTTTTGATCTTCAAATCTATTTGCTTTATCCCGATTTTGctaattctaaaaaaatggTTTCGTTGTTGTTGAATCTCGAGCGTTGATGCTTAAGGGTTTTGAAGATCTTGCTGTTGCTGTTAAAGTCACCATGGGTCCAAAGGTACTCTTGTTGTTTTCTATCCTTCTCAATTGTGATTTGATTTGGACTTGGTTATGTAACACATAGGACTTGCTTTGTTGATAAACAGCTTTTTTAATATGCTAGATTCAGAAGTTTGAGTTTCCCGATGAAATGTATTTTGGTTGAGTGATTTGTATTTGTGTATTTGTCCATGAGGTGTTTACCATTGGACTAGCCAAAACTAATAAACATGCTTAAGTGTCTAACTTTTGAGATATGtattttttccaattataaATATAGTTGGATCCCATAATTTGGATCCAACCATTGAAGATGCTCTCACACGTCAGATCCCTGTAATTGATCTCTTCGGAGGCGGAGGCGTTTGACAGGATGGAGTAGTTCACAGGTTTGCTAGGTTCAATCTCTCAATAAGCTTCTTTGCACCCCATTTCATGCGTTTTATTGTACATGTCTGCACGTTAAAGTAACCGAACCgaatcaaaaatatttcattggTTCTAAATCGTTTCTTTATCCCAAACATTCCAACCGATCGTCCGAATTGAgattatcaaaattaaaataccGAATGGATTCTAAACAGTCATATAACCAACAGGAACTAATGATCTAAACCCGAATAAACGTGACAAAAATATAGATCATCGGGCTCTCTAAAACCTAGCTAGTTCCCCTCTCCGGCTCTGCAGCCATGATGAGCCTTGGCAGAAATCTCTGCAAGGATTTTGCTTACATGAAGCGTCTTTTCTTCTGCCTCAGCCTCCTCCGTGCGGTACTCACTGGGAAGAGATCCGTCTTCACTCCCGTTGGCTCTCACCCAGAAGCTACAGAGTCAAAACAATGATCGAGCTTTCTCAGTTGGACAAGGCTGCGGAAATCTCTCGTTTCGCTGGATCGGAAGATCATCGCGATGGCCCCGAGACAACGCTCGTCATGTGCAACGAAATCATCGACGCCATGATCGGGGCCAAACGTTACGTGGACGCCAAGGCTCTGTTCTTTTAGACAATATACCTCCTGATCTTTATGACCACGACAAAATAGCGATGGTGGATGCAGAATTTGTGGATTACTGGTTTAAACAAGGCAATGATGAGTAAGCCATGAACATTTACAGCTCAATCACCAAAGATGATGGACATTTCATGCTGTATGCGACGGCTGGAAATACCCTTTTGAGAATGTTGCTAAAGCACGGTAAGATATTTGAGCCGTGGGCATTGTTCAAGGAGATGATAAACAATTCTAACACACGAGGTTCTGACAGTGATGAGTTTCGTCGACCTCATAATGGTGTAGATAGTTTCGATTCAGAGACTATTAATATGATGGTGAATGAGTGTTTCAAGATCGGCAACTTTAAGGAGGCAATGGATACTTTCAAGCTGGGAGCTTCGTTTTCTCCGTGTTATACTAACATTATCGACAGGTTTTGCGAGCTTGGAATGATGACTGAGGCAGAAGGTTTGTTTGAGGGAATGTGGTCACACAAAGACGACTTGGTCTTGTCCCTTGAGATTCCTACATTTAGATCAATGATCAATGGATATGTTAAGGCTAGGAAAGTGGATGATGCTCGACGGATGTTAAAGCCGAGGCACATCATTTATGTCTACGTTAGTGTGGTCCGTGAAGAAGTTGGAGCCACCAGTTTTCGATCTCAACCCTAATTAAGAAGATCAGAGAAGACTTTGCAAAACAGATGCCAAAGGCGTACAATTTTAGGCTAAGGTTACGATGGTTCCTACAGTTTTTTTCATGTGATTAACCATTGATGGAAAATATCCAAAGGATTTTCAGCATCAGATTCAAGGTGATACATGGTCGAGATTGATGTACCAGAAAATTAAGGAACAAAACTAGTTTATTGAATTTTGAATCATGTATTCGTGCTTTCATCTATAAAAAATAGCCTGTAAACTACCACTAATAGAGATTAAGGATAATTGAAGATAGCACAATTTTGAGAATTATCTATAAAACTACCACTAATTTAATCGGTTATTCATATTTGATAAACAAATATTTAGCATCTATAATTACAAATGATACTAGTataatttaaatcatttattaaaagtGACATTAATCTTAACATCATTTAATTATAACTGACATAAATAGTAACATCACTTATATCAAttgatgtaaaattaaaatcatttttacaATTGATATATAACAACATCAATTACAATAActgatacaaatattttgttaaccgattcaaattatttgcatcaataaaatgtaaatcatttattaaagtgatgtaaattatttttacatcatttaaatctgatgcaaatatagaaattaaatgatgtaaaataccatttttttgtaatgtcCAATCAACCAGTGAGAATTTCCACAAAATGTAGGGAAAAACTTCATATCTTATGTTCTGATCCTTCAAATAGTTGATGAATCTTTGAACTTCTTCATGGGTATGGCAGAAACTTAAGACAGAGTTTATTGTGATCTGATCTTCTGGCTGAAAGGACATTGTCTCGATTAACGTCATGGCACTAGTGTAATCACCTGCTCTCATCAACATAGTAACTACATACATACcagttttttaaatcaaaacaaacccaaaaaaaaagatcaatgcTTTAATTTCCTAGATAAACCCAAAATAAAGGATCAAAGATTTAATTCTCGTTTAAGTAGTTACAccctgaaaaaaagaaacaaaaatgttcaaGTTACATAATGCTAATTAAATCCACAATCGCCATCAACATTTagtttatcattttcatttgcAATCGCTatacgaaaaaacaaaatatcaataagAGACACCTCCCTATATTATTCGCATGACATTACTATCAATTTATATGTAACTTGAATTAATTTCAGCTCATGAATTTAGATGGTACTTTGCACAAGCTAAGTACAAATCAGCTCCTCTCATGTGATGACACGTGTCACCACTTAATAAGATCCTTTCAAAGTCTCCACTCCCAACAGAGTCTTTGTCTTTCCTTTAATACTGAAACCTTCTGCGTCAACTAGAACGTTTGACACACTTAGCTGATTCTTGTGCATCCTTACTCGGCAATCTGATTCTTGTGCATCAAGCTTTCTCGGTTGGACAGGGGGCTTTCTTTCTCAAATGGATTTTATTATAACACaagttaatattatatttaattatggaATATCTTAgagaaatagaaacaaaaaataataatattttggaaattgcaagtatatatatttagtgtatATTTATCTTGATATTCTCGGATTTCATTGTCACTTGTCGTCCGCCGCCATGTTTCTCTGTCGTCGGCTCGTCCTCTCTTCCTTTCGTAGCTTCTCCTCCGTCGTCAAGAAAGATCTGTCCTTAGATTACAGACCATTAGCTTTACAAGCGCGATTTCCTGATCCGCTTGGGAGACGTGGACACGGCGGCCCAACATAATGCTGAATCCACGGTCGTCATCTACCAGACGTGCCAAGCAATAATAGGCGCCATGTGCGAAGCCAAGAGGTACGAAGATGCCTTGGACCTGTTCCATTATTTCTACCGCGTTTCCAAGATTACACCTTGCTATGGTTACTTTAATCATATCATCAAACTCCACGAGGATCAAGGCCGTTTGGACGACGCTCTTAACCTCTACGACTCCTCACTTACGAAATCCCTCATCTCCAAAGGTTTGGTCGACGCCGGGAGACAAGACGAAGTCATGGATCGATTAGATCAGCCGAGATGGAGATGGTTTTCCAATTTGGATTGGAATGCGAATTTGTACAAGCAGCCCCTGTTGGAGTGGCTATTGCGTCAAGGGGGTTTTGAAAAGGCCAATGAGGTATTGGGCCGTCTATTGGGGAGCTCTCATGTGCATGGTGATGAGTATGACCGTGTTGCAATTTTTAGCCACACATACATGAAGTATTGGTTCGAGCAAGGTAAGGAGGTCAAGGCTATGCATTGTTACGGTCTTTTGCAGTTGCGCAAACTTACGAAGGACACTGTCGTCAACGCACTTTTGGCCCTTCTTCTCAAGTATGGCAAGAAAACTGAAGCTTGGTCCTTATTCGACCAGGTTTTGCATAGCAAGGAGATGGACAATGTGAATCATTATACGCTAAATATCGTGGTGAACGAGTTTTTCAAAATTGGTCGGTTTGACCACGCAATCCAAATTTTCCACAAGGTGAAAGCATTAAAGCTGAACAAGAACCCACATGTTGTTACGTGTTACAGAAACATTATCACAAGGCTTAACAAGCAGGGCATATTGTTTGAGGCAGAGCACTTGTTTCAAGAAATGTGTTCACACGAATTGGTGAGTCCTGATGTTTCTACATACACATCGATGATCGATGCATATTTAAAAGCTGGGAGAACCGAGGATGCTCTTCGTCTCTCAAACAAGATGGTTGATGCATTTGTAGGGCAGCTTGCTCGGCTAGCTTGCCTCTAATATTTCACAAGTAGATTGAATTTCTATCATTATAGTAACTATTGTTATAGATTGATGTTTGGTTTGGAGAGTTTCAGGTCAGGCTTTATATTTCAATAACCATATGGTTTACTACTCCAGTATTTGCTTAATAAAACCAACATCTAACAATAATTCAATATTGAAACTTGTGTATCAAGAATCTGAGgcataaacatatttattaaaaacatcCTTCCTGCATATATGTATGGTATTTATACGAACTAGTAACAGCAGCAAATTTCCTTAAAAAAGACCACCATAAACTTTCTGAAATGAGTTTCTCCTTAACACCAGCTTCCTCGATCGACTTCAGGGTGTTTTGATCTTGGGGCGAGTCGGAAGCAACTGTGGTTTATAGAGAATAATGAGAGTCATATAAGATCAGCAGAAGAAAGTTACGATATTGGAAAGATCGGTTTTTGTGGAGAAAGAAGTGTTTACCTGGTAACAAGAAATTGCGGAGGTGACAAATCCAAAAGCTCCGGTGACACGAGGAGTGATCTTCTTTGGAGCCAACTGAAGCAAACCAGCTGCTACAACAATGTCCATAGCTGCTTTGATCAAAGCAAGTGACCTCTCGTTTGATTTTTTAAGCTTAGCACGATACTCCTCATCCTGCAATTTGATAAACAGGAATTTGAGTTGCTGATAAAaggagatttgattttgtagaatTAGAAGATTCTTGATCAAAGGAGAGAGAACTTTACTTGATACTTGTTACCNTGAGTTTCTCCTTAACACCAGCTTCCTCGATCGACTTCAGGGTGTTTTGATCTTGGGGCGAGTCGGAAGCAACTGTGGTTTATAGAGAATAATGAGAGTCATATAAGATCAGCAGAAGAAAGTTACGATATTGGAAAGATCGGTTTTTGTGGAGAAAGAAGTGTTTACCTGGTAACAAGAAATTGCGGAGGTGACAAATCCAAAAGCTCCGGTGACACGAGGAGTGATCTTCTTTGGAGCCAACTGAAGCAAACCAGCTGCTACAACAATGTCCATAGCTGCTTTGATCAAAGCAAGTGACCTCTCGTTTGATTTTTTAAGCTTAGCACGATACTCCTCATCCTGCAATTTGATAAACAGGAATTTGAGTTGCTGATAAAaggagatttgattttgtagaatTAGAAGATTCTTGATCAAAGGAGAGAGAACTTTACTTGATACTTGTTACCACCATTCTTGAGTCCTTTTTCAATCTTCTTCATTGATGAAGAAAGCCTTCCAATCTCACCAATCTAAATAACAGTGAAAACCGATAAATATAAGTGGTGAAAATGGTAAAGGTAACATGAAGAATCGATTGGAAAAGCGAAAGGAAGACAGACCTCGACTAAAGTTGTACACACAGACGATCCCATCCAGCAGAAAAGAGATATACGTCCAAGCAACTCAGCACGTTCTTTGTTCTGTGTTGAGATACATAAAGACATCagccaaaacacaaaaattcaATAGACCTCAGTGGTACACAGATTTGAATTTGATCTCTCTCACCTTATATATTCCTGATCTCCCAAGCCAGACAATTTGATCCAGGAACAAGAACGTAGATAACAGTGCGTTCTTAGActgaaaatcacaaaaacatccatgaacaaagatatgaaaacaagGGAGGGGACTAATAAATCTTTGTACTTGAGATTCCTTTACACAGTTCATTAGTGGGTTTAGTATGAAACTGAAACGAACTCTGAGCTCTGAAGCACATATTAATGGGTTTAGTAGGAAATTGAAACGAACTCTGAGCTCTGAAAGCACATACCTTTCCAAGTAaaacaagaggaagaggagtcCCTTTAGGCACAGGACTGATAAGACCATGCAAGTCATTTACAAACTacaacaatgaacaaatacatatatatagtgaatcAACAAAGCTAAACAATACTAAATCAAAGTTGGGAAAACGAAACCGAAACAGCTAAAAAAGGATCTCTTACCTTGAAAAGACGGAAGACTTTTCTGGCTAAGCTGGTAGATTTGTCAACATTTTGAGCAGTACCAGGTTGTCCACCACTCAAGAACTTGGAACCATACTGTATAGCTCTGCATAACTTATCCCTAGCCTCAGCTTTGTTCAAATACATAACCACAAGAGCTAGCTCCGCTCTTGATACATCTAGTGTCGTcgccatcttcttctctctggtaaaaaaccaaaaaaacaaaaacccggAAAACGTTTATCACCAAAGAGACCCCCAAATCAAAATTAGCAAATTCACAGCCTTTTCGATCTTCAAACTCGTTTCTGATctaagaaattgtaaattttaaacaatcaGATAAATCAAAAGCAACAATACCTTTGGGGAGGAGATATgtgaacagagagagagagcgaagcGATCAACTAATTAAAGATTCAATGCCTCAGTTTTTGGAACTAATTGTTTTTGTCTTGATCGTGTGGGGGAGATAGGGCTTGTTTGGTCATCTTCGTTTCctgataaacaaacaaaacaacgcCGTCTGTGTCAACGCACTCATCTCTTCCATCCCTCATTCTCAGCCGTCGATTCTGTTGACTCTCACTCTCCTTTCGGAAGTTGAGGATATCTCGCGCGTCTCATCCACGTGGCACACATCTCTAGGAGTGAAACCCCACGTGTCTGACTCCTTTAATTGGGCCTTTAAAAGCCCAATAAAATCGAATTGGGTTATGATTTGAGGCctaattttaacatttaaacCGAACTTTCCTTAAACCGACAAAACCCGTAGTCGTTAGTTAGGGTTTTAATACTTATACAAATCCGTCATTCTCACTTTTTATTATGTTGTAATCACGAAACTGAAACTAACCAAAAACATATAACtgcagtctttttttttttttctttattgccTTATTGGTGAATGGTGATGGAACTCAATAAGGATCAGAGAGTCATGTCGGAAGAAGATACAAAGCCTCAAGATCCAAATCCCAGATTGGCTAGCGAAGGTTACAGTGTTTTGCTCGACGTTAACGATGGTGACCGTCTCGTCTTCGCTCGTTTATCTGGTGGCGCGTGCGTGTCTTCTCATCCTTTTAAActctcttaaattttttatattccaGATTGATTCTCATCCTCAATTTGgttatttgattctttttttatcttctttgcAGTATATTAAAGATTGGGAATAAGAACTATTCATTAAAACCATTGATCGGTGCTCCGTTTGGATCTCTGTTCCAAGTTGAAAGCGGAGAAGATGGTTCTTTCCTCTCTCGCATTCTACCCGTTAagcaaggtttgtttttttaataccaCCAATATCATCACATCATCCTTTAAGCTATAAGAATAACTAAAGAAACTGAGTAACTTATaatgttttagtgttttgaTGGTTGGTTTAAAGATAGATTGAATTTGGTCTGATTGATGTTTGTTTATACAGAAAATAACAGCAATAATGTAATGGACGATTCAAGAGATAATAGGGAACTCGTTGACAATAATGAAGCTCAGAACCTTACTGGTGAAGAAATTGAAGCTATGCGGAGGTTAGAAGAACTCTTTATATCCTCTGTTTTTATTATTGTGGAAGATTTCCtaaagtttttgtctttttatgaGTAGAGAGGGTGCAAAAGGGGATGAGATTATTGAAGCTCTAATTGCAAACAGCAAAACGTTTGATAAGAAGACTCAGTTGTCTCaggtaatgtatatatatatcgtaaTTAATCTCTCTGCTTCTACTTTGGTAGTAGTTTTGGAAAGACATATAATTTGACTTTTCTTGTTACTATCTTGTAGGAAAAATATCTGCTTAAAAAGCAGAAGAAATATGCTCCAAAGCTGCTTCTTCGACGCCCTTTTTCTCGAAGGTATTcattattatttgttgttttattgtcttcttttgttttctcggCGTCTTTCGTTTTTCTTATGAAGGGTTCTGTTTATTGTTTACCAGTATATGTGAAGCTTATTTCAAGAAATATCCAGCCAGAATCGGGTAAGTATTacacttgttttcttttccattaaTTGTGTATTCTGAAGAGATCCTGAGtcctttttttctctgttgAGATTTGAATTATGTATTGATTGTGTTGTATatcttgttttgtgtgtgtgttgtagATTCTTACGAGTAGATGCGTTATCTCTTCTATTAACAATGGCTAATGTCACTGCATACTCGGATGTGCTTGTTGTGGATATGGTTGGTGGCCTTGTCACTGGTGCAGTTGCTGAACGATTAGGAGGTATATTGTTATGACCTCATTATCTTTCATAATGTCCAACTAATGGTGACACTAAGCAGCAGATATATAACCTTTTTGCAATCCTACATCATGCATATTTCTTTAACAATTATGCCACTGCTATTGTGAGTcttattatgtatattttttttaacaggcACTGGTTATGTTTGCAATACATATAAGGGAAGTTCTCCATATCCTGTGGAGATGGTAAGGATGTTCAACTTTactgacaaggttttagagaggTATGTTCGAGATTGGTCTCTCCCAAGTTTTTTCTCCCAAGTCTCTCTAATTGTAGCCGTTCTATATAATGTAACTGTAATTGACATTTGTGTGTTCCTTTTCTCGTGTGTAGGATCGTGCAGTCATCTATAAACGAGCTCTCGTCAGCCAATACCGCGTCTCCTgaagaaaacaatcaacaaaaagtTTGTATCGCTGAGAACAATATCAATGTAAGTTGCGAACCTATACAGTTTCACTTGAGTCTTGATTTGTTGAGAAAATCTTGTGGTTGTAACAGAAGGTTTTGATTGAAAAAATGCAGGAAACAGCTACGTCTGATATTATGGTGGAAGAAACAACTGTGACAGCTGAGGCTAGAGTAGTAGATAATGTCGTCCCAGAGAGCAAAATTATCAAAGCCCCAAAAGCTGGAGCCAAAgcttcaaaagaaacaatagagaTGTGGCGAGAAAACGGATTCTCTAGGTAAGTAATATATTAAGTGTTTCTGTGAATGATATTGGATTCTGTTCATTCATCACTA
This genomic window contains:
- the LOC104788747 gene encoding pentatricopeptide repeat-containing protein At3g60980, mitochondrial-like, producing the protein MCEAKRYEDALDLFHYFYRVSKITPCYGYFNHIIKLHEDQGRLDDALNLYDSSLTKSLISKGLVDAGRQDEVMDRLDQPRWRWFSNLDWNANLYKQPLLEWLLRQGGFEKANEVLGRLLGSSHVHGDEYDRVAIFSHTYMKYWFEQGKEVKAMHCYGLLQLRKLTKDTVVNALLALLLKYGKKTEAWSLFDQVLHSKEMDNVNHYTLNIVVNEFFKIGRFDHAIQIFHKVKALKLNKNPHVVTCYRNIITRLNKQGILFEAEHLFQEMCSHELVSPDVSTYTSMIDAYLKAGRTEDALRLSNKMVDAFVGQLARLACL
- the LOC104788748 gene encoding peroxisomal membrane protein 11D-like, with product MATTLDVSRAELALVVMYLNKAEARDKLCRAIQYGSKFLSGGQPGTAQNVDKSTSLARKVFRLFKFVNDLHGLISPVPKGTPLPLVLLGKSKNALLSTFLFLDQIVWLGRSGIYKNKERAELLGRISLFCWMGSSVCTTLVEIGEIGRLSSSMKKIEKGLKNGGNKYQDEEYRAKLKKSNERSLALIKAAMDIVVAAGLLQLAPKKITPRVTGAFGFVTSAISCYQLLPTRPKIKTP
- the LOC104784750 gene encoding tRNA (adenine(58)-N(1))-methyltransferase non-catalytic subunit trm6-like codes for the protein MVMELNKDQRVMSEEDTKPQDPNPRLASEGYSVLLDVNDGDRLVFARLSGGAILKIGNKNYSLKPLIGAPFGSLFQVESGEDGSFLSRILPVKQENNSNNVMDDSRDNRELVDNNEAQNLTGEEIEAMRREGAKGDEIIEALIANSKTFDKKTQLSQEKYLLKKQKKYAPKLLLRRPFSRSICEAYFKKYPARIGFLRVDALSLLLTMANVTAYSDVLVVDMVGGLVTGAVAERLGGTGYVCNTYKGSSPYPVEMVRMFNFTDKVLERIVQSSINELSSANTASPEENNQQKVCIAENNINETATSDIMVEETTVTAEARVVDNVVPESKIIKAPKAGAKASKETIEMWRENGFSSLIMAAQDQDPWSLLKDVLPLLSYSAPFAIYHQYLQPLATCMHKLQQEKMAINLQITEPWLREYQVLPSRSHPHMQMSSFGGYVLSGIRISTT